A DNA window from Clostridia bacterium contains the following coding sequences:
- a CDS encoding 5'-methylthioadenosine/adenosylhomocysteine nucleosidase — MIGIIGAMSIETEEIRNQMTVCETRTIANTEFVRGILWGEEAVVATCGAGKVFATVAAQTMILVYQVDYIVNVGVAGTLSEQLHIGDLAIATKTVQHDMDVSALGAPIGEVCKINVTYFPCDEKLVRKAQAAAKAIGIPYQTGVIATGDQFISSHEQKEILVERFGAISCEMEGGAIGHTCYINKVPYIVLRAMSDEADGGAPDDFEAFAKKSAMNTVRLLCKMLVS, encoded by the coding sequence ATGATAGGAATTATCGGCGCGATGTCCATAGAAACGGAAGAAATACGCAACCAAATGACGGTATGCGAGACGAGAACGATAGCGAATACCGAATTCGTCAGAGGTATACTGTGGGGAGAGGAAGCCGTGGTGGCGACCTGCGGCGCGGGCAAAGTGTTCGCGACGGTGGCCGCACAGACCATGATACTCGTCTACCAAGTGGACTATATCGTCAACGTGGGCGTGGCGGGTACCTTGTCAGAGCAACTGCATATCGGCGACCTCGCCATCGCCACCAAAACCGTACAGCACGATATGGATGTCTCCGCCTTGGGCGCGCCCATCGGCGAGGTGTGCAAGATCAACGTGACTTATTTCCCCTGCGACGAGAAGTTGGTACGCAAAGCGCAAGCGGCCGCAAAAGCCATTGGCATACCCTACCAAACGGGCGTCATCGCAACGGGTGACCAATTCATCTCCTCTCACGAACAAAAAGAGATACTCGTGGAACGCTTCGGCGCGATCTCTTGCGAAATGGAGGGGGGCGCAATAGGCCATACCTGCTATATCAACAAAGTGCCTTACATAGTGTTGCGCGCCATGTCGGACGAAGCGGACGGCGGAGCGCCGGACGACTTCGAGGCGTTCGCCAAGAAGAGCGCGATGAATACCGTGCGCTTGCTCTGCAAGATGTTGGTATCGTAA
- a CDS encoding MGMT family protein, protein MDAKTGVRYPLPRTFSANTEKHTRIIPKGKTPQAETRMTNEKTSILRRRNSMSGNVFERIYQVVKEIPKGKVSTYGAVAARAGNPRWSRVVGYALHVNPQPGVIPCHRVVNREGRTSKAFAFGGEDVQAELLRREGVEVVDGTVDLGKYGY, encoded by the coding sequence ATGGACGCGAAAACGGGGGTACGCTACCCCCTACCACGGACATTTTCGGCGAATACGGAGAAGCACACGAGAATAATACCGAAGGGAAAAACACCGCAAGCCGAAACGAGAATGACGAACGAAAAGACGAGCATACTACGACGGAGGAATAGTATGAGCGGAAACGTATTCGAGCGAATATATCAGGTCGTCAAAGAAATACCCAAAGGCAAAGTGTCCACCTACGGCGCGGTGGCCGCACGGGCGGGCAACCCCCGATGGAGCCGCGTGGTGGGCTACGCCTTGCACGTCAACCCCCAACCCGGCGTGATACCCTGCCATAGAGTGGTCAACCGCGAGGGAAGAACGTCCAAGGCTTTCGCCTTCGGCGGGGAGGACGTGCAGGCGGAACTGCTGCGCCGAGAAGGCGTGGAAGTCGTGGACGGCACGGTGGACCTGGGAAAGTACGGATATTAG